In Curtobacterium sp. MCPF17_002, one genomic interval encodes:
- the secF gene encoding protein translocase subunit SecF: MASFSQFGSDLYTGKRSYDIVGRRKTWYLIAVIAIVIALAVPWLRGGYQLGIEFTGGSEFTLSDVKTLDQNLATETVESIVPDGVPRVSQLGQHGIRVQTGQLTDRETTEVQDALAKAYDVPEDRVAATFIGATWGADVLNQAIRGLVIFLALAAVFMAVYFRTWKMSVSAMVALLHDLLITAGVYGIVGLEVTPAAVIGFLTILGYSLYDTVVVFDKVRENTSQESHRTFVQSVNLAVNQTLVRSINTSVVALLPVAAILFIGSYILGAGTLRDISLALFIGIIVGTYSTIFIASPMYAHLRENEPKVKQADAKKQQAAAKRRREVDATAEV; the protein is encoded by the coding sequence ATGGCCAGCTTCAGCCAGTTCGGCAGCGACCTCTACACGGGGAAGCGTTCGTACGACATCGTCGGCCGGCGCAAGACCTGGTACCTCATCGCGGTCATCGCCATCGTGATCGCGCTCGCGGTGCCGTGGCTCCGCGGCGGGTACCAGCTCGGCATCGAGTTCACCGGCGGGTCGGAGTTCACCCTCTCCGACGTGAAGACCCTCGACCAGAACCTCGCGACCGAGACCGTCGAGTCGATCGTCCCCGACGGTGTCCCGCGCGTCTCGCAGCTCGGCCAGCACGGCATCCGCGTGCAGACCGGGCAGCTCACCGACCGTGAGACGACCGAGGTGCAGGACGCCCTCGCGAAGGCGTACGACGTCCCCGAGGACCGGGTCGCGGCGACGTTCATCGGTGCGACCTGGGGTGCCGACGTGCTCAACCAGGCCATCCGCGGCCTCGTGATCTTCCTCGCCCTGGCCGCCGTGTTCATGGCCGTCTACTTCCGCACGTGGAAGATGTCGGTCTCCGCGATGGTGGCGCTCCTCCACGACCTCCTCATCACCGCCGGCGTGTACGGCATCGTGGGGCTCGAGGTCACCCCGGCGGCGGTGATCGGCTTCCTCACGATCCTCGGGTACTCGCTGTACGACACCGTGGTGGTGTTCGACAAGGTGCGCGAGAACACGAGTCAGGAATCGCACCGCACCTTCGTGCAGTCGGTGAACCTCGCGGTCAACCAGACCCTCGTCCGGTCGATCAACACCTCGGTCGTGGCCCTGCTTCCGGTCGCGGCGATCCTCTTCATCGGGTCGTACATCCTCGGCGCCGGCACGCTCCGCGACATCTCGCTCGCGCTCTTCATCGGCATCATCGTCGGCACCTACTCGACGATCTTCATCGCGTCGCCGATGTACGCCCACCTGCGCGAGAACGAGCCGAAGGTCAAGCAGGCTGACGCCAAGAAGCAGCAGGCCGCGGCGAAGCGCCGGCGCGAGGTCGACGCGACGGCGGAGGTCTGA
- a CDS encoding rhodanese-like domain-containing protein has protein sequence MPIQIDEIDVAEALRRLESGSRLFDVREPGEWDEVHAPQATLVPMSELVARWKEIDGGDEPAIIVCHSGARSARVVAALEQSGVPAVNLAGGMVAWEQTGAPVVRPGADAHADAGADAHGEPRHEH, from the coding sequence ATGCCGATCCAGATCGACGAGATCGACGTCGCCGAGGCGCTCCGCCGTCTCGAGTCCGGTTCGCGCCTGTTCGACGTGCGCGAGCCGGGGGAGTGGGACGAGGTCCACGCTCCCCAGGCCACCCTCGTGCCGATGTCCGAGCTGGTCGCCCGGTGGAAGGAGATCGACGGCGGGGACGAGCCGGCGATCATCGTCTGCCACTCCGGCGCTCGTTCGGCCCGCGTCGTGGCCGCCCTCGAGCAGTCGGGGGTGCCGGCGGTCAACCTCGCCGGCGGCATGGTCGCGTGGGAGCAGACGGGCGCACCGGTGGTCCGGCCCGGCGCCGACGCCCACGCCGATGCCGGTGCCGACGCCCACGGCGAACCCCGTCACGAGCACTGA
- a CDS encoding bifunctional (p)ppGpp synthetase/guanosine-3',5'-bis(diphosphate) 3'-pyrophosphohydrolase encodes MTDTRESTPQDSARDAAASRSDQVASRPGSAPRPSSPLGPNTTGNLGSLRSLLPRLFSRAQPAGAVDTLIRTVRSHHPKADVTLIERAYSVAERAHDGQKRKSGEPYITHPVAVAQILADLGIGTITIAAALLHDTVEDTDYQLDQLRADFGDEIAMLVDGVTKLDKVKYGDSAQAETVRKMVIAMSKDIRVLVIKLADRLHNARTWGFVESTSATRKAKETLEIYAPLAHRLGIQMIKLELEDLSFAVLHPKLYVEIDSLVKERQPKREQFVQNVIGTLKKDLKAAKVRGDVMGRPKQYYSIYQKMIVRGREFDEIYDLVGIRVLVPTVRDCYAMLGSVHARWTPLPGRFKDYIATPKFNLYQSLHTTVLGPQGRAVEIQIRTHEMHQRAEFGVAAHWKYKQRAAGRDVDASSATDQDMAWLAHITDWQAETSDPGEFLDSLRYEIGAKETYVFTPQGKVIGLPSGATPVDFAYAVHTEIGHRTMGAKVNGRLVPLESALSSGDVVEIFTSKNPDSGPSQDWLTFVRSPRARNKIKQWFTKERREEAIEQGRDAIARAMRKQNLPLQRIMSQDSISEVASSMRYDDVSALYAAIGEGHVSTQSVIEKVLGNVQTDTETDEPELAFPRQVTSRQLRNSDSGVLVRGAPDILVKLAKCCTPVPGDQIVGFITRGQGVSVHQASCTNVKSLMNEPDRMIEVEWAPSSKSVFLVQIQIEALDRSGLLSDVTRVLTDHHVNILSATVSTSSDRLALSRFVFEMGDTTHLDRVLNAVRRIDAVYDVYRVSAG; translated from the coding sequence ATGACGGACACCCGTGAATCCACGCCCCAGGACTCCGCGCGCGACGCGGCCGCCTCCCGGTCCGACCAGGTCGCGAGCCGCCCGGGTTCCGCGCCGCGGCCCTCCAGCCCCCTCGGCCCGAACACCACCGGCAACCTCGGTTCCCTCCGGTCGCTGCTGCCCCGGCTCTTCTCGCGTGCCCAGCCAGCCGGTGCCGTCGACACCCTGATCCGCACGGTCCGTTCGCACCACCCGAAGGCCGACGTCACCCTCATCGAGCGTGCCTACTCGGTCGCCGAGCGTGCCCACGACGGGCAGAAGCGGAAGTCCGGCGAGCCGTACATCACGCACCCGGTCGCGGTCGCGCAGATCCTCGCCGACCTCGGCATCGGCACGATCACGATCGCCGCGGCCCTGCTGCACGACACGGTGGAGGACACCGACTACCAGCTCGACCAGCTGCGCGCGGACTTCGGCGACGAGATCGCCATGCTCGTCGACGGCGTCACCAAGCTCGACAAGGTCAAGTACGGCGACAGCGCGCAGGCGGAGACCGTCCGCAAGATGGTCATCGCGATGTCGAAGGACATCCGGGTGCTCGTCATCAAGCTGGCCGACCGACTGCACAACGCCCGCACGTGGGGCTTCGTCGAGTCCACCTCCGCGACGCGGAAGGCGAAGGAGACGCTCGAGATCTACGCGCCGCTCGCGCACCGTCTCGGCATCCAGATGATCAAGCTGGAGCTCGAGGACCTCTCGTTCGCGGTGCTCCACCCGAAGCTCTACGTCGAGATCGACAGCCTCGTCAAGGAACGGCAGCCGAAGCGCGAGCAGTTCGTGCAGAACGTCATCGGCACCCTCAAGAAGGACCTCAAGGCAGCGAAGGTCCGCGGCGACGTGATGGGCCGGCCGAAGCAGTACTACTCGATCTACCAGAAGATGATCGTCCGCGGCCGCGAGTTCGACGAGATCTACGACCTCGTCGGCATCCGCGTCCTCGTGCCGACCGTGCGCGACTGCTACGCGATGCTCGGTTCGGTGCACGCGCGGTGGACCCCGCTGCCGGGTCGCTTCAAGGACTACATCGCGACCCCGAAGTTCAACCTGTACCAGTCGCTGCACACCACGGTCCTCGGGCCGCAGGGGCGTGCCGTCGAGATCCAGATCCGCACGCACGAGATGCACCAGCGTGCCGAGTTCGGTGTCGCCGCGCACTGGAAGTACAAGCAGCGCGCGGCCGGACGCGACGTCGACGCTTCCTCGGCGACCGACCAGGACATGGCGTGGCTCGCGCACATCACGGACTGGCAGGCGGAGACGAGCGACCCGGGCGAGTTCCTCGACTCCCTGCGGTACGAGATCGGCGCGAAGGAGACCTACGTCTTCACGCCGCAGGGCAAGGTCATCGGCCTGCCCTCCGGTGCGACCCCGGTCGACTTCGCGTACGCCGTGCACACCGAGATCGGGCACCGCACGATGGGCGCCAAGGTCAACGGTCGACTGGTCCCGCTCGAGAGCGCGCTGTCGAGCGGTGACGTCGTCGAGATCTTCACGTCGAAGAACCCCGACTCCGGCCCCAGCCAGGACTGGCTGACCTTCGTCCGCAGCCCCCGGGCCCGCAACAAGATCAAGCAGTGGTTCACCAAGGAGCGCCGCGAAGAGGCGATCGAGCAGGGCCGCGACGCCATCGCCCGGGCGATGCGCAAGCAGAACCTGCCGCTCCAGCGCATCATGAGCCAGGACTCCATCTCCGAAGTGGCGTCCTCGATGCGGTACGACGACGTGTCCGCCCTGTACGCCGCCATCGGCGAGGGCCACGTGTCGACCCAGTCCGTGATCGAGAAGGTCCTCGGCAACGTCCAGACCGACACCGAGACGGACGAACCCGAGCTCGCGTTCCCGCGGCAGGTCACCAGCCGGCAGCTGCGCAACAGCGACAGCGGCGTGCTGGTCCGTGGCGCTCCGGACATCCTCGTCAAGCTCGCGAAGTGCTGCACGCCGGTGCCGGGCGACCAGATCGTCGGGTTCATCACCCGCGGCCAGGGCGTCTCGGTGCACCAGGCGTCCTGCACGAACGTGAAGTCGCTCATGAACGAGCCCGACCGGATGATCGAGGTCGAGTGGGCCCCGTCGTCGAAGTCGGTGTTCCTGGTCCAGATCCAGATCGAGGCGCTCGATCGGTCGGGCCTCCTCAGCGACGTCACACGGGTCCTCACCGACCACCACGTGAACATCCTGTCGGCGACGGTGTCGACGTCGTCCGACCGTCTGGCGCTCAGCCGCTTCGTGTTCGAGATGGGCGACACCACGCACCTCGACCGCGTGCTGAACGCCGTCCGTCGCATCGACGCGGTGTACGACGTGTACCGCGTCAGCGCCGGCTGA
- a CDS encoding type IV toxin-antitoxin system AbiEi family antitoxin: protein MARSRLLTSDDWPESELRSAVLAGELVAVGPCWASPAEPQTPELRAAAAAWVLRDARLIASTLTAAWIWGAASRLPAPVEACIPLQVRVHVEADVRLRAVRIDDDDIARLGALRVTVPARTAVDLLRSPGATAGAFGGAEASAVHGLLAIGAVSSAEIVERLRSLGTVPMVRQAERRLRALQQPARAAAVPAPVSRR, encoded by the coding sequence GTGGCCCGCTCGCGACTCCTGACCAGCGACGACTGGCCGGAGTCCGAACTGCGGAGCGCGGTGCTCGCCGGCGAGCTCGTGGCCGTCGGGCCGTGCTGGGCCTCGCCCGCAGAGCCGCAGACGCCCGAGCTGCGGGCCGCCGCGGCGGCCTGGGTCCTGCGGGACGCTCGGCTCATCGCGAGCACACTGACGGCGGCGTGGATCTGGGGCGCCGCCTCACGCCTCCCGGCACCGGTCGAAGCGTGCATCCCGCTGCAGGTGCGCGTGCACGTCGAGGCCGACGTCCGACTGCGCGCGGTCCGGATCGACGACGACGACATCGCCCGCCTCGGAGCGCTCCGCGTGACGGTCCCGGCGCGGACCGCCGTCGACCTGCTGCGGTCCCCCGGCGCGACGGCGGGGGCCTTCGGCGGCGCCGAGGCATCCGCGGTGCACGGGCTCCTGGCCATCGGCGCGGTCAGCAGCGCAGAGATCGTGGAGCGCCTCAGGAGCCTCGGGACGGTGCCGATGGTCCGGCAGGCCGAGCGGCGGCTGCGCGCCCTGCAGCAACCCGCTCGGGCCGCGGCGGTGCCCGCTCCGGTCAGCCGGCGCTGA